Part of the Chanodichthys erythropterus isolate Z2021 chromosome 13, ASM2448905v1, whole genome shotgun sequence genome is shown below.
AATATGTTCAGGTGGAATTAAAAATTTGCTGGCtggaaaaaagaataaaaataaagcaataaattcAGATTTCCAATGATGGAAATAGGGGTGggcgatatgaccaaaatcttatttcacaatataagaaattttatttcacgATAATGATATATAAtcacaatatatttatttgtaataacaaaaaaaaaaagaaaaaaaaaagagcaaatatACAAATGAAATACAAATTCAGGTACAGagtgtttatttaaagggttagttcacccaaaaatgaaaggtattaaagacattgttaaaatagtccatttgactacagtggttcaaccttaactttttgtgttcaaaaacaaaacaaaaataatgactttatttaacaatttgaactgttgtcatacgcAGGTGACGCAGTGAATacagtgcaggcttccttgtttacatccgaacgccagttcagtattggccaaagctgtaACGTGAGGAGCACGACGCAGGAGCAGGGCCAATAAGGAGTCGTGTTCGGACATTGAATACGGATGCCTTCACTGCGTTCACTATGTCAACTGCGCATGACAATAtttcaaattgttaaataaagtagttattttcTTTCTGTTTCTGCACACAAatgtattcttgttgcttcataacattaaggttgaaccactgtagtcacgttgaccattttaatgatgtctttactttcTGGagctcaaaaggtgcaatgttgAGTTATTCTTTTATAGGATAATACAATGTGTCTCACCTGCTTTTGCCACACTCACACCATTGATGTTCATGAGCAACTTGGGTCGAAGAAGAACCAACTGGATGTCTTGAAGCTGTGTTACAACAACCTCTCCTGAGACTTCTCGGTCAGGTCTCCATCTGTCTTGCGTTCCCAAACGTTCTGCTAACGTTGTCAGCACAGCCATACCAACACTATGTCGAGAGCCACTCATACCAGGGTTTCCCAGCCCGACAACCTGAAACACAACAGCAATACACAAAGTGAATCAGTCATAGGTTTATATAGGTCCTGATTAAACTAGTAATACTATTTCGACTGTTATAATTCTATTTATACTTGTCATATCCTCCCGAGACCCAGAAAAAAAGGTTTTTcgaatttagtattttttcacgtcattacattgtttagagcataagaaacaaatgaaaaaaaaaaaagaaacctgaaacattttattttattcatatgttatgctATGTCCTCTGTATTCGACACCAGGACTCAGttggttaaaaaataaattgacatGAAATTAcatgtataggcaaaaacaatgggatttttttttaatcaccaatcaatttttaggattccggattttttttttaactttgtataaagatgattctcaactatgAGAGATATAATGGAATTAATTGATATACCATTTTACTTCATGCAATATGTGGGTAAAATAGCCATACATGGGTTTTCCCATTCAATACAATGTATCTATACACTacctaatttgcatattaatgtgttcttggaGCAACATTCAAAGAAAAAGTAGTAATAATGGGAGTAATAATTGGTAACATTTTCAcaataatatctaataatttATAGGAATATTGACatataatttctttccctaTTCACTTTATCTCCTAAAATGCCTGATAATCATTAAGTGTCCTCTACAGTGgacatgtatgaaatcaatgtCCTGTTTAGTAACAGAGAAAATCACTAAAAAataatgtccactacagaggacaaaaGTCTATTCCTGGGTCCCAAGGGGACATACAACTAGTCAGAAtggcttaatttattttttaaaaattagttaaattactaaaattttacttttaaaatatttttttttactatcaaCAAATGAAATACACACTAGTGTTAAATAAGTTACTGAAGTAGATATTTGTTATTGTTGATACTTACTACTATTGGGAAAGCGACTTTTGGCGAATTAAAAATTTGTAGTTTGTTATGAGTTCTCGTGACCAACTGAAAATATACAAGTCACTACTGGAATAAGCAGCCTAAGTTACTAAGATATAACGAATAAGTACTTTAACGAACAGCCGTAAAACTAGTGGTACTAAAAAAAGACTTAACTGGACTAATAACCAGTAACTACAACACAGGCACTGGTAACTTTAGTATCTATTTTTGAGAAAAACTGTTAGTCATAACCTGTTATAATAACAATGCCAAGTAAAAGACATAACCTACCATTTTCCTTCTATTAGACTCAACTATCGCTTGACCAGCCATCTTCGGCGATGGCAGCGTGCTCATCAACACTCGGTTAATCAGCTTCGTTATCATCTGCCTTATGAAAGCCATTGGCAATTTGAAAGCTTGTGTCACAGCCGCCCAGACCTTGCCATGAACTGTGGTGTTACTCATTATGAGTCATGTTAAGATACCGATACCGGTCTATTACACATCTCGATTGGTGGACTTCTATATTACGAATAATAGCGACTATAAAGCAAAGCAACTACAACTTATATACAGCATAATCGGTGGGACCTATAGTTGATTTGAAGACGTTTTATTCACACGGTTTAGCGGTCTTTTTTTACCGACTCCTACACGTTCTCCTGTCCACGTGCGTCGAAAAATTGCCAGATTTCACCTTTAAAATCccccttaaagtgtcaaatcaTAAGGGCAAAGTGTAACATTTATCTCGGTCCATCCCAGAACAATTTTAAACATATGTGAAACTGAAACATTAAATGATGTAGCTGGGATAACAGTTGGTGTTTTGACCAGTTTAGGAAAACAAATTTTTTTATccgtgttttttttatatatttggcaACGCGAGGGTGACTGACCTCAGAGAAGCGAAGGAGTTTTTTAGTACTTAAAACCCCACAGCGCCATCTATCTTGATGGTGGAGAATAACCTTTCGCAGTGCTCAGACAGTGCCATGTAGGAGAAATGGGAAAAACAGTATCGGAGACACATTTCCAAACACGTTGAAAGttttaggggaaaaaaaatacttaaccCCATGCAAGGCTTCTAAATTATCATGATCAAAACTTTGTTGAAAAACCTGTTGTATACAATCTGTTACATGCCTTTTGCCCTCTAACGTATAGTTTATactttttagcaagtaaaaagCCTTTTGGTATAATTCTAAAAAGTATGAATCTATTTCAGTTCATGGTACACATCTTTgtgctgtgaaatctttaatGGTTTAATGATCTGTAAACATAAGAATAGcttttttaaatatcatcttactgTGACATATTGGGAAATAGTGACAACAGATAgttatttatatgcattttatgtaagtagTCTGCTATGCTGTTTGTTATAAAAGCTTATTGATTTACATAATTTATTGAAATTTCATCTTTTTAGCCATAACATCTGCACCAAATTGCATTTATGCTCAGTttgggcctctgaataaaaTTAAGGCATTTTCTTTGAGTACTTATTGAGTgctccatattctcactatatcatattatatgagccataaaagctAGTGTAAAATATGATACAAATCATAAAGCACCTAAACTTCTTTAAGAGtttctttttatgttttgtctaAGGATTCAATAAACAGTTCAATTTTTTTActgattttaaaaagtattgGCCTATTTGCTTATAGAGAataatttttggtaacactttacaataaggtttattagttaacattagttaactacattagttaacatgaactaataatgaactgcacttctacagcatttattaaactttattaatttcaacatactacattattaaaatcttgttaacattagttaatgcactgtgaactaacatgaacaataaaCAACTGCactttcattaactaatgttaacgaagattagtaaatacagtaacaaatgtattgctcatggttagttcatgttagttaatacattaactaatgtttaactaatgaactattgtaaagtgttacctaatttgttaataaaagttaataattttttatgtaaGGCCTATTCATGTATTTTTATAGGCATTTTGCTTACAGATCTTAAATCTAGGACATAATATTAGAGCAGAAAACAGAGGTTAGAGTACATTTTCCTGGTGGTTTCAGTTGTAATTTCTTATGGACATGTTGCAGGTTCAGAAAATCTTTATGAAGTGTGTAGGCCTTGTCATGATCACCTGTCACCTGTgcactacatttcccagaatccttcCTGCTTCCCACCTGCAAACGCTCCACCATCATCTGCACCTGCCATCAATCACCCTCATCAGCACCCGTCTACAAAAGCCTGCACCAATCatctggggcctgtaccatgatggtagatgaacaaactcagggttataggattagtttcgagttgacaaaGCCAAACCACTCCTATctggctttgttggtaccatgatgctgctcatcaactttctctgtcaactcaggctttgatcctgagtttgtggagCTCGTGCACATGAATCCGTGACATCAGTgccaaacagccaatcacatgccttgcaacagaaataaactgtgattcacttctCGCGAGAGAGCCAGCGCGATTCAAACTCTTTCgctgaaaatgaagaatttaaatgcatttacactaatggaaaatacttgtctgtgaaagaggacaaataaaaaGACAGACTTTTATAGAAATAATTGTTCTTCAACTCTCATTGTAGATATAAAGATAATATTCCCtttgaacttaaaaaaaaaacacagattcCGACTTCGAATGTTTGAGTGTtctgtatactgtattttttttttaggtataTATTTGTTTCCCTCTCAGGgtgaaaagtaatttgttttgctttgctgcATCATGTTTGGAGTGATAGGGTCATAACATTGCACTTACTTGTCCTTTTCATTAACTAATTATGGTAGAAAGATGTAGACATGTTAAGTTAATGCAAGATGTGGTAATCCTGCATTAACTTCACTGTTGTTGACATTTTCCCAGAAAACGACAGCTCATTCATTTAAGAAAGAAGCTGAAGAGGAACCCTTAAAAGATCTGCAGCAGGTAGATCACTTACTGTAACTCATATATGCataattaatcatttattaCAAAACATTAGTGGAATTCACTCGAATGTTTGTGTacataaatagttttttttctcattttaacaGGAAGTCGAAGAGAAAGATCACTCTTTCAATCTTTGTTTAAactctacactgtaaaacttttcgctgtaaatttacagtaaaatactggcagctgGGTTGCCAGCcacttactgtatttttacagtactACTTCTGTAAacaacatttacagtatattactgtaaTTACCAAATACAGTATCCTGCTGTAATATTATGTACTTTTACAGTATTATACTGTTTATCTACAGCTATTAACTGCATGTATACAGCTTTTCATACTGTACTTATATAtgtcattaaatcattaaaaatatacttttgttATGTTATGGCAAAGGAAATGGAAAGCAACATACTCTGAGTTTTAAAacgtttatttttaaaaagaagaaaattgcAACGTTGAAAGgtcaacattttaaatgcaatcAACAGTTATCAATGAACAATACAGCaatattatttacttttaacatttttccAAATGTGGAGTAAAAACAAATAGTAGGCCTACAAGTTTTTCAGTACTGCTCCTTTTTTGCACAGTGTTGCCAGTTTTGGAAGtcactttctctttttcttggGCCGTGTTCATGGTTGATGTCAAAGTACctataaaagaagaaaaagagaagaaaaaaaaggagagagagaaaacagtaATGAATATTGTGAATATATGCACCATAGCATTTCAAATGCCTAAGCATTTGATTGCAGTAAGTTTAAATATCCAATTAGCACTTCAGAAaagttgccaaaaaaaaaatgctaataattGTATTCaattaaatcgttcattcattgaatggactatatgcacaaCAGCTTCCGCATTGTATGTCGTACTACATCTCGGGAGTTTCTGGTAAAAGCATTCAGTTCACCAATTTACACCACTAACCTGCTGCAGTCCAGTGCTCATCTTCTCATTAACTGTTTTTCTCTTACTgtttttcttatattttatacctgttgaatttacattttaattaatttaataaagtaaCGATAAGTACAAGCTTGTGTGTGTTGGTGCTCTTATCCCAGTCttttaaaatagttaaataaatgGTACCTGCCTCAAGACATTTAgcaatgttaaatatttaatctttaagggttagtttacccaaaaatttaatttcggTTTGTTGTTAATTACTTgcccttgtgtcgttccacacccgtaagacctttgttcatctttggaacacacatggagatattttttttatgaaatctgagagctttctgttccttCATAGGCAGCAGCACAACTTAGGTC
Proteins encoded:
- the ptrh1 gene encoding probable peptidyl-tRNA hydrolase, yielding MSNTTVHGKVWAAVTQAFKLPMAFIRQMITKLINRVLMSTLPSPKMAGQAIVESNRRKMVVGLGNPGMSGSRHSVGMAVLTTLAERLGTQDRWRPDREVSGEVVVTQLQDIQLVLLRPKLLMNINGVSVAKAASKFLIPPEHILLIHDELDKPLGKFGIKHGGSPRGHNGVRSCVDCLHTDVMPRLRIGIGRPSGKTPVDRYVLGRFSQEEQNVLDSVMKQSVDVLLAFLTDSQSQTSPAEGRRASRKNKARTLSPPQDTTEEHKQN